The Deltaproteobacteria bacterium genomic interval GTGATGGCTCCGATCGACTGGACCGGCTGCTTGTCGAAGACCGGCACGAAGCGGGTGCCGCCGTCCTGGCTCTTCCAAACGCCGCCACTGGCGGCGCCGACGTAGACCAGCGTCTTGCCGTCGACGTTCGCTGCCGCAACGGCGGAAACGCGGCCGCTCATGGTGGCGGACCCGATGTTTCGCGCGTCCAGGCCGGAGATGACGCCTTCGTCGAACGAGACCTTGGCCATCGGCGGGGCCGGCGGCGCCTCGAAGGAAGGCGGACGCGCGTCCGGACCGGCGACAATCTCGCGACCGATGGTGCCCTGCGGATACTCGAAGACGCGGTCGTCGACGGGCACGTTCGCCTCGGCCTTCTCGACGATGAAGTGCGCCGTCCTCGGAGCGCCTTTGCGGCCCTGGTTGATCGAGGTGGGAATCCAGACGCCGGCCACCAGGCCGTATGCGCCGAGGTCGGCTTCGGTGACCTGCTCGCTGCCGCGCACGCGACGTTCGTTGACGATGCGGATCTCGAGAAACGCGTCCGGATCGAGGAAGACGTAATGCACGTCGCCGTCCTTCAGGGCGACGCGGATCTTGTGCGCGGGCGTGCCGTCGACGTCTTCGACGCCCAGGTACTCCACCCGGCTTCCTTTCTCACGCCAGGAGATGAGGTGGCCTTCGATGTCGGCGTCCTGGGCGAGCGCGCGCGCGTCATCCTGCGAGGCGCGCTCCGGCTCGCGGCGGCCGCGGAATGGCGACAGCTTCCACCCTTCCTTCCCGTTCCAGGCCTGCACCGCAGTGAGTCCCTGTCGCGTCACCTCCGAGCGAAAATGGCCCGGACGCGTCTGTACCTGCGCCCACGCCATCTCGATCGCAGATCCGCGGCGTCCCATGCCGGAGAAGACGGCGCGCCCGGTGAGACGAAGCGTCTTGAGCTTCTGCACGTTCGCGGCGCCGCCGCGGGCGGCGAGGTTCTTTGCCAAGAGCTCGTCGAGGGTGATGGCGCGGGCACTGAAGGAAACGACAAACGACGCGACCAGCAGCAGGATTCGCATGCGACCTCCCGCAGAGGGGGTCGCAGAATGCAGCAATGGCACGGTTCCGCCAACGCCCGCAGTTCGATACTCAAAAGATATTACGCATTATCAGACTTTCATCGGGGCGGAAGCAAACATCGCGCTGAACAACACCGGCCCGGCGATTGCGGACATCGACCTCATCTGGGTGCAGTCGGGCGGCCTCGCGGCGTCCAGCGGCTTGAACTCCAGCAATATTTTCGACGAGTTGCTCAAGCAGAAGCGGTACTCGCTGCTTTCGAGGGAGGGCACCGCTGGATCGACCTGCGTCGCTACGGAAAGCTGGACGCCAGCCACGTCGCGATCGACACGACGGATGACGTCATCCACGCCGCCTTCCCCATCCCGCTCACGGAGTCGCAAACGCCATAGCGGAACAGGTTCGTCGGTCAGTACGTGAGCGAGGGATCGAGCGCGCGCAGGGCCGTAGCCGGATCGTAAAACCGGCCGGTGTCGCTGAGCTGATCGCGCGTATAGATCCGAACCGGCGAAATCGTGTTCGCCAGCCCGGAGCGCATCTCGACCGTGCGCGGAATGTGGGAACCGGTCACGAGAATCCTCTCCATCTTCGGCTTCTCGTCTTTCGCGACGGGAGAAGGTGGCGTGTGGACGCAACCGGTGGCCACTCCGACCAAGGCGATGAGCGATGCCGCCACGAGCCAGCGCGAGTGAATCCTCATCGTTTGCATCCTCCTCGACCACGTATCCTAACGTGTCCATCGACGGACGGGGAGCGCCGCGTGTCGGACCCTCCTGCCATCCTCGCGCGCAACGAGGAAGAGATGAAAACGACCATCCGGATTGCCCCTTTCGATGCTGCCCTGGTGCTCCGCGCCGATGGCAGGCTGGAGAGCTGGTTGCCGCATATTCACGGCGATCCACCGCCGAACGCCCTCGCCGCCAGCGCCCTGATGTGCGCCTATTTCGACAAGCGGATCATGGCCTACATCACCGAAGCGATGAGCGCCGCCGGATACGAGTACTCCGATCCGCCGCCGCGGTCGCCGGGCGGCCCGCGCGATCCTTCGCGTATGCAGTAGACGTCGCGACACGCGAGGGCGTTGCCGGTCGCTCCGACTAAGGTCTCATGCCGGCCAACTCGACAAATGATTCATGCTGCCGGCCCCTTTGCACCCGGAGCCGTCATCATGCGGAACCTGACTTTCCTCGCGGCGCTCGCCGCGCTCGTCATCACTTCATCGGCACAAGCAGGACTCGACCCAAAGGATCCCACCTGGTGGGACAAATACCAGTACATCCAGAACGGCGGCGCGCTCGCCGTGGGCGACGCCACGCAGTCGATCGCGTACGGCACGAACGTAGACGTCTCGAACGAATGCGGACCACAGTCCGAGACGTACATCACGATGAAGGACACGAAGGTGATCGCCGGCGGATCGAACGAGATCTTCCGCCTGCCCATGCGCGCTTACTTCTCGAGCGACGCCGGCAAGAGCTGGGGCGGAGCCGATCTACCGTTGCCGCCGGCCAAGGGGACCAATGGCATCGATTTCGGCTCCGACCCGACGCTGGCCTTCGACTCGAAGGGGAACCTCTTCTACGGATACATCGTCGTGTTCTTCGGTCACGGCAACGGGATCAACGGCACACAAATGGCGGTCGCGCGCTCCACCGACGGCGGACGTACCTGGCCGCAGGCGACGTTCTTCTGGTTCTCGGGTGGCACCGATCACTTCAACGACAAGCCAATGATCACCGCTGACCGCACCGCGGGCTCGCCCTTCCGCGACCGTGTCTACATTGCCTGGGACGCCGCGGCTGGCGGCTCGGCAACGGGCGGCGGTGTGCTGGTCGCGAGATCCAAGGATTCCGGCGCCAGTTTCAGCGTGGCCCGCGCCGACGAGCCGCACGGACCCGGCCGTGCCATCGGGGCGATCCCGTTCGTCGGTCCG includes:
- a CDS encoding exo-alpha-sialidase gives rise to the protein MRNLTFLAALAALVITSSAQAGLDPKDPTWWDKYQYIQNGGALAVGDATQSIAYGTNVDVSNECGPQSETYITMKDTKVIAGGSNEIFRLPMRAYFSSDAGKSWGGADLPLPPAKGTNGIDFGSDPTLAFDSKGNLFYGYIVVFFGHGNGINGTQMAVARSTDGGRTWPQATFFWFSGGTDHFNDKPMITADRTAGSPFRDRVYIAWDAAAGGSATGGGVLVARSKDSGASFSVARADEPHGPGRAIGAIPFVGPNGELYVAWNDYAANTIAFSSSLDGGATFSPQVVISPKTIPFDAGIPAEFSRRALVYPACDTDRSAGPNRGRLYCSWMDVGDMGTDIFLSTSGDGGATWSAARAVGDRLPFAVDRFNHWLAVDAVTGQVVIAFYDTRNDTTGQRYGTDFYLARSNDGAASFAADIRVSNATSNEHDCNGVFPCTGINYGNQQGDYAGVASFGGIAHPLWVDSRANLDPAPGCSRGIKMEEVFTATVK